One genomic window of Clostridium taeniosporum includes the following:
- the acpS gene encoding holo-ACP synthase: MIKGIGTDIVEIERMNKAIENNINFISRYFTENEIQYFKSRKFKANTIAGNFAGKEAISKALGSGFRGFGLKDIEILRDDLGKPIVNLSNKLYEKFDLKNHNIFVSISHSNTDAIAYAIIEVI; this comes from the coding sequence TTGATAAAAGGAATTGGAACGGACATAGTAGAAATAGAAAGAATGAATAAAGCTATTGAAAATAATATAAATTTTATAAGTAGGTATTTTACAGAAAATGAAATTCAATATTTTAAATCAAGAAAATTTAAAGCTAATACAATAGCTGGAAATTTTGCTGGAAAAGAAGCTATAAGTAAAGCATTAGGAAGTGGATTTAGAGGATTTGGATTAAAAGATATAGAAATATTAAGGGATGATTTAGGGAAGCCAATAGTAAATTTAAGTAATAAACTGTATGAAAAATTCGATTTAAAAAATCATAATATTTTTGTTAGTATATCTCATAGTAATACTGATGCTATAGCATATGCAATAATAGAGGTGATATAA
- a CDS encoding YihY/virulence factor BrkB family protein gives MGDTNIDLRQKLRLLLHLIIKVKNDDIFALASQLAYYLLLSFFPFIIFLITLVGVSNLDYLQILNGIKSIVPEAVFELTSSIIIEVFNNKYTGLLEISILLALWTSSSGFRAVIKGVNKAYALKENRSFIKRLIISMFSVIALALTIILALSMFVFGNVIVNYIIKFIPFTKAFIVFWNICRYSFVVIIMIFVFASIYRFTPVKRLRWKEVIPGAIFSTIGWLITSYGFSFYVDNFGNYSRFYGSVGAVFVLMTWLFLISILFILGVEINCVLGEFKNQL, from the coding sequence ATGGGTGATACGAATATTGATTTAAGACAGAAATTAAGATTATTATTACATTTAATTATAAAAGTAAAAAATGACGATATTTTTGCATTAGCATCTCAACTAGCATATTACTTATTATTATCATTTTTCCCATTTATTATTTTTTTAATCACATTAGTAGGAGTTAGCAATCTAGATTATTTACAAATATTAAATGGAATAAAATCTATAGTTCCAGAAGCCGTATTTGAATTGACTTCTTCAATAATAATAGAGGTTTTTAATAATAAATATACAGGATTGCTAGAAATTTCAATCTTATTGGCTTTATGGACATCATCTTCAGGATTTAGAGCAGTAATTAAAGGTGTAAATAAAGCTTATGCCTTAAAGGAAAACAGATCATTTATAAAAAGATTAATAATTTCTATGTTTAGTGTAATAGCATTAGCGTTAACAATAATATTAGCATTATCAATGTTTGTATTTGGAAATGTAATAGTAAATTATATTATTAAATTTATTCCTTTTACAAAAGCATTTATTGTTTTTTGGAACATATGTAGATATAGTTTTGTAGTAATTATAATGATATTTGTATTTGCATCAATATATAGATTTACTCCTGTTAAAAGATTAAGATGGAAAGAGGTAATTCCAGGAGCAATTTTTAGTACAATAGGATGGTTGATAACATCTTATGGATTTTCTTTTTATGTAGATAATTTTGGAAATTATTCTAGATTTTATGGTAGTGTTGGAGCTGTTTTTGTATTAATGACTTGGTTATTTTTAATTTCTATTCTATTTATTTTGGGTGTAGAAATAAATTGTGTTTTAGGAGAATTTAAAAATCAATTATAA
- a CDS encoding germination lipoprotein GerS-related protein → MDKKKNTLKRKMLLSTLLLIPIITILLIVLFRHILIPTNEEILNYVKNIKEYSTGVEYTFKNSRGEIKELTTQYYSSNKGLRIEFGQDKKTVKVYNKGEIQVKDFQGEEFKLDGNIDVIYPLTSINNVLSNKMLGEIKEGVKEWGDGNYLEVDLKYDMNNKHFEKGKFYIDKKTKSPILLKIFDVNGNERVIATYKDFKIEQNLSDELF, encoded by the coding sequence ATGGATAAGAAAAAAAATACATTAAAAAGAAAAATGCTTTTATCTACTTTATTACTTATACCAATTATAACTATTTTATTAATAGTTTTATTTAGGCATATTTTAATTCCTACAAATGAAGAAATTTTGAATTATGTTAAGAACATAAAAGAATATAGTACAGGCGTAGAGTATACATTTAAAAATTCTAGAGGCGAGATAAAGGAATTAACAACACAATATTATAGTAGTAACAAAGGATTAAGAATTGAATTTGGACAAGATAAAAAAACAGTAAAAGTTTACAATAAAGGAGAAATACAAGTAAAAGATTTTCAAGGAGAAGAATTTAAACTTGATGGAAATATTGATGTTATTTATCCATTAACATCAATAAATAATGTTTTATCAAATAAAATGTTAGGAGAGATAAAAGAGGGTGTTAAAGAATGGGGGGATGGCAACTATTTAGAAGTTGATTTAAAATACGATATGAATAACAAACATTTTGAAAAAGGAAAATTTTATATAGATAAAAAAACAAAATCACCTATATTGTTGAAGATATTTGATGTTAATGGAAATGAAAGAGTTATTGCAACTTATAAAGATTTTAAGATTGAACAGAATTTAAGTGATGAGTTATTTTAA
- a CDS encoding type II toxin-antitoxin system PemK/MazF family toxin, which translates to MATMVVKRGDIFYADLSPVIGSEQGGIRPVIVIQNDIGNRYSPTVIVAAITSQINKAKLPTHVEISSEEYGLNRDSVVLLEQIRTLDKRRLKEKIGHMTDCDMKKVNKSLIISLNLN; encoded by the coding sequence ATGGCAACTATGGTAGTAAAAAGAGGAGATATTTTTTATGCTGATTTAAGTCCGGTTATAGGATCTGAACAAGGCGGAATACGCCCAGTTATTGTAATACAAAATGATATAGGAAATAGATATAGTCCTACTGTTATTGTGGCAGCAATAACTTCACAAATAAATAAGGCTAAATTACCTACTCATGTTGAGATATCTTCAGAAGAGTATGGTTTAAACAGAGATTCAGTTGTATTATTAGAACAAATAAGGACTTTAGACAAGCGAAGATTAAAAGAAAAAATTGGACATATGACTGATTGTGACATGAAAAAAGTTAATAAATCTTTAATCATAAGTCTAAATCTTAACTAA
- a CDS encoding NAD(P)H-hydrate dehydratase, with protein sequence MEVMSSKKCKLIDEVTIKEIGIPSIVLMENAAKSISEEICDMGKSFIVICGQGNNGGDGLAICRHLFNKGKKVKVYIVGISENYSSDFRTNLSILSNLEDIEIKKIKSEKDIFNDLVINIKNSDVIVDALFGVGLNRELTGIFKTVIEQINISSKRIISVDVPSGLDCDEGIPKGISIKANYTYTFEVVKMGFLNYEAIKYLGNLKVVNIGIPQKIKEKNSDGICILSDFEYKELIPKRNIYGHKGNYGRALIISGNVGFTGAAFITTECTVRSGAGLVTLVCPKEVQSILSNKLIEAMTLNTEDNKLDDLLKKAQVIAIGPGLGIGEKERKLFEKVVKKTTCPIVIDADAITLLSKNKSLTQYLENRSIMTPHPGELARFLDLSISEIENDRVGISRKFFEDYRINLLLKGYRTVICTHSKTYINQTGNSKMASGGMGDALTGIITGLVAQGSKIEEAAILGSYIHGKIADEISKDAFIVNARDIISSLPRKINNIIK encoded by the coding sequence GTGGAAGTTATGTCTTCTAAGAAGTGTAAATTAATTGATGAAGTAACAATTAAAGAGATAGGGATTCCGAGTATTGTTTTAATGGAAAATGCAGCTAAATCAATAAGTGAAGAAATATGTGATATGGGAAAAAGTTTTATTGTAATATGTGGTCAAGGAAATAATGGTGGAGATGGTTTAGCTATATGCAGACATTTGTTTAATAAAGGCAAAAAAGTAAAAGTATATATCGTTGGAATTAGTGAAAATTATAGTAGTGATTTTAGAACGAATTTAAGTATATTAAGTAATTTAGAAGACATAGAAATTAAAAAGATTAAATCTGAAAAAGATATATTTAATGATTTAGTTATTAATATTAAGAACTCAGATGTCATAGTTGATGCATTGTTTGGTGTTGGATTAAACAGGGAACTTACAGGTATTTTTAAAACTGTTATAGAGCAAATAAATATTAGTTCAAAAAGAATTATATCAGTAGATGTTCCATCGGGATTAGATTGTGATGAGGGGATACCTAAAGGAATTTCAATAAAGGCAAATTATACGTATACATTTGAAGTTGTTAAAATGGGATTTTTAAATTATGAAGCTATTAAATATTTAGGAAATCTTAAAGTTGTAAACATAGGTATTCCTCAAAAAATAAAAGAAAAAAATAGTGATGGAATTTGTATATTAAGTGATTTTGAATATAAAGAATTAATTCCTAAAAGAAATATTTATGGACACAAAGGGAACTATGGTAGAGCACTTATTATTTCAGGAAATGTAGGGTTTACAGGAGCAGCTTTTATAACTACTGAATGTACAGTAAGAAGTGGTGCAGGGTTAGTTACTTTGGTTTGTCCTAAAGAAGTACAATCAATATTATCTAACAAACTAATAGAAGCTATGACATTGAATACAGAAGATAATAAATTAGATGACCTATTAAAGAAAGCTCAAGTTATAGCAATTGGTCCTGGCCTTGGAATTGGAGAAAAAGAAAGAAAATTATTTGAAAAAGTTGTAAAAAAAACAACTTGCCCTATAGTCATTGATGCAGATGCAATAACTTTGTTATCAAAAAATAAGTCATTGACCCAATATTTAGAGAATAGATCAATTATGACACCACATCCGGGAGAATTGGCAAGATTTTTGGACTTAAGTATTAGTGAAATCGAAAATGATAGAGTTGGTATATCAAGAAAATTCTTTGAGGATTACAGAATAAATTTATTGTTAAAAGGTTATAGAACAGTAATTTGTACTCATAGCAAAACTTACATAAATCAAACTGGTAATAGTAAAATGGCATCTGGTGGAATGGGAGATGCATTAACAGGTATAATAACAGGATTAGTAGCTCAAGGATCAAAAATTGAAGAAGCAGCTATTTTAGGATCTTATATACATGGAAAAATAGCTGATGAAATATCAAAAGATGCATTTATAGTTAATGCAAGAGATATTATAAGCAGTTTACCAAGAAAAATTAATAATATTATTAAGTAA
- a CDS encoding DUF6514 family protein has protein sequence MNIIEEYTSVDNENNFEYKYRLTKSLYKGKVGYGIEVQSKSPNDVFYEKDSVNLVSTNRHNVKTLLTKLYENRVSPIHLIDIIGEYVDKHVYEFDNFITKEAAN, from the coding sequence ATGAATATCATAGAAGAGTACACATCTGTAGATAATGAAAATAATTTTGAGTACAAATATAGGTTAACCAAATCACTATATAAGGGAAAAGTAGGATATGGTATAGAAGTACAAAGCAAAAGTCCAAATGATGTATTTTATGAAAAGGATTCAGTCAACTTAGTTTCAACGAATAGACATAATGTAAAAACTTTACTTACTAAATTATATGAAAATAGAGTTTCACCAATACATCTTATAGATATAATTGGAGAATATGTAGACAAGCATGTATATGAATTTGACAATTTTATTACTAAAGAGGCTGCAAATTAA